A part of Desulfomicrobium baculatum DSM 4028 genomic DNA contains:
- a CDS encoding sensor histidine kinase yields the protein MYGMISRFASGKIRRIVLFGMVLSILGFSVLGGISYRYLLQIEDALALAEVVDDLSSEILEIRRYEKNYLLYALQEDYQETLRYCDAALSIIERIEPREGGLIGADLKGRMTLVRLRDDLRRYKELFSSLGTQGRAGNGEDDALGIELRDQGKDLVDVVRQFVIYQREQILGIVGTLKHQLALAIAAFTGVAIFFSWLVGRRIFGALGIIEHSARQIVQGNFEPLPLPDTSDETRGVVEAFNHMIEELERRQSQLLQEKKLASLGVLTSGIAHQLNNPLNNISTSCQILQEDLEAALPVDPALTRQMLDNIYQEVSRSRDIVKGLLEFARETDFCLKSVPLQAVVQRAVTLVSSEVPTGVRILTDIPADIVLPLDNQRFQEVLLNLMINAIHAITPPGVISLSATSEPGSTEAVLQVTDTGAGIAPEHMGRIFDPFFTLKDTGTGLGLSVVFGIIKKHGGTIGVESAVGEGTTFTIRLPRMTSGAA from the coding sequence ATGTATGGAATGATCTCGCGTTTCGCCAGCGGCAAGATCCGCCGCATCGTTCTTTTCGGCATGGTGCTGTCCATCCTGGGTTTTTCCGTGCTCGGAGGCATCTCCTACCGCTATCTGCTACAGATCGAGGATGCCCTGGCCCTGGCCGAGGTCGTGGACGATCTGAGCAGCGAGATCCTGGAGATCCGCCGCTACGAGAAGAACTATCTTCTTTACGCATTGCAGGAGGATTACCAGGAGACCTTGCGCTATTGCGATGCCGCCCTGTCCATCATCGAGCGCATCGAGCCCCGGGAAGGGGGGCTGATCGGGGCCGATCTGAAAGGAAGGATGACCCTGGTGCGGCTGCGGGACGATCTGCGTCGTTACAAAGAGCTCTTTTCCAGCCTCGGCACGCAGGGACGGGCCGGCAATGGCGAGGACGACGCCCTGGGCATCGAACTGCGCGACCAGGGCAAGGATCTTGTCGATGTGGTCAGGCAGTTCGTGATCTACCAGCGTGAACAAATCTTGGGCATTGTCGGCACCTTGAAGCACCAACTGGCTCTGGCCATCGCCGCGTTCACCGGGGTGGCCATATTTTTCTCCTGGCTGGTCGGACGCAGGATTTTCGGAGCCCTGGGCATCATCGAGCATTCCGCGCGCCAGATCGTGCAGGGCAATTTCGAACCCCTGCCCCTGCCGGACACCAGCGACGAGACGCGGGGTGTGGTTGAGGCCTTCAATCACATGATCGAGGAGCTTGAGCGCAGGCAAAGCCAGCTCCTGCAGGAAAAGAAGCTGGCCTCGCTCGGCGTTCTCACGTCGGGCATCGCCCACCAGCTCAACAATCCGCTCAACAACATCTCCACCTCCTGCCAGATCCTGCAGGAGGACCTGGAAGCGGCCCTGCCCGTCGATCCGGCCCTGACCCGGCAGATGCTCGACAACATCTATCAGGAGGTCAGCCGGTCGCGCGACATCGTCAAAGGGTTGCTCGAATTCGCCCGCGAGACGGATTTTTGCCTGAAGTCCGTGCCCTTGCAGGCCGTGGTGCAGCGGGCGGTGACCCTGGTTTCGAGCGAAGTGCCGACAGGGGTGCGCATCCTGACCGATATTCCGGCGGACATCGTGCTGCCCCTGGACAACCAGCGCTTTCAGGAGGTGCTGTTGAACCTGATGATAAACGCCATCCACGCCATCACCCCGCCCGGCGTGATCTCGCTTTCCGCCACGTCCGAACCCGGTTCGACGGAGGCGGTGCTGCAGGTCACCGACACCGGGGCGGGCATCGCCCCCGAACACATGGGCCGCATCTTCGACCCCTTTTTCACGCTGAAGGACACGGGCACGGGCCTGGGTCTGTCCGTGGTCTTCGGCATCATCAAGAAGCATGGGGGAACCATCGGCGTTGAAAGCGCCGTGGGCGAAGGCACGACCTTCACCATCCGGCTGCCGCGCATGACTTCGGGGGCCGCATGA
- a CDS encoding SulP family inorganic anion transporter: MGTLVLRMIPFFGWIKTYSTEHLKMDFMAGLTVALVLIPQSMAYAQLAGLPPYYGLYASFLPPLIAALFGSSRQLSTGPVAVVSLMTAASLEPLATAGSASYIAYAVLLALAVGIFQLSLGVLRLGLVVNFLSHPVVAGFTNAAAIIIATSQLSKMFGVSVDSAEHHYQTILRVAQAAMEYTHWPTLALGVFAFALMFVLKRFSPNVPNVLVAVALTTIFSWGTGFEHNAVTSVNSLAAPKASQALADYNRAMQAQVDLATKRTALTTDMEEAKKSGELFALVDEEHELRRLSLEMEIAKSQAQNLKAMLRSMLFQAVPEPDGRLKFYPQDSTVPVGAANDGRTWRLRIGNSLLDPLALTMIGGGAVVGAVPSGLPALSVPHFDLGVMLRLLPSAMIIALLGFMEAISIAKAMAAKTGQSLDPNQELIGQGLANILGAFSKSYPVSGSFSRSAVNLQAGAMTGFSSVFTSAVVLAALLFLTPLLYHLPQCTLAAVIMMAVIGLIQPAGFLHSWKVAKYDGAISVITFIATLAFAPHLDKGIMIGVILSLGVFLYRNMRPMVSSLARTEGGELRDATRFGLDLCAHVDMVRFNGPLFFANASFLDEAITGRLQSKKRLKHIVLVAKGINDMDASGEEALSLVIERCRSRGVDISLAGVNDTVMAIMERSGLLDKIGRDHIYANMEKALCTVHFDAHCGSDEARCPLTTACQITARPQPQQPRARAYAAAGSAQAERP; the protein is encoded by the coding sequence ATGGGCACTCTAGTCTTGAGAATGATCCCGTTTTTCGGCTGGATCAAGACGTATTCCACCGAGCACCTGAAAATGGATTTCATGGCCGGACTGACCGTGGCCCTGGTGCTCATCCCGCAGAGCATGGCCTATGCCCAGCTCGCGGGGCTGCCTCCGTACTACGGCTTGTACGCGTCCTTCCTTCCCCCGCTCATCGCCGCGCTGTTCGGTTCCAGCCGACAGCTCTCCACCGGACCGGTGGCCGTGGTCTCGCTGATGACCGCCGCCAGCCTCGAACCCCTGGCCACGGCGGGCAGCGCCAGCTACATCGCCTACGCCGTGCTGCTGGCCCTGGCCGTCGGCATCTTCCAGTTGTCCCTTGGCGTGTTGCGACTGGGACTGGTGGTCAACTTTCTGTCCCATCCCGTGGTGGCCGGCTTCACCAACGCGGCGGCCATCATCATCGCCACCAGCCAGCTTTCCAAGATGTTCGGCGTGTCCGTGGACAGCGCCGAACATCATTATCAGACCATCCTGCGGGTCGCGCAGGCGGCCATGGAGTACACGCACTGGCCCACGCTGGCCCTGGGCGTCTTCGCCTTCGCGCTCATGTTCGTCCTGAAGCGCTTCAGTCCGAATGTGCCCAACGTGCTGGTGGCCGTGGCCTTGACCACGATCTTTTCCTGGGGCACCGGCTTTGAGCACAACGCCGTCACCAGCGTGAACTCCCTGGCCGCGCCCAAGGCGAGCCAGGCCCTGGCCGACTACAACAGGGCCATGCAGGCCCAAGTCGATCTGGCCACCAAGCGCACAGCCCTGACCACGGACATGGAAGAGGCCAAAAAAAGCGGCGAACTCTTTGCCCTGGTCGACGAGGAGCATGAACTGCGCCGCCTGTCCCTGGAAATGGAGATCGCCAAAAGCCAGGCCCAAAACCTCAAGGCCATGCTTCGCTCCATGCTCTTCCAGGCCGTGCCCGAGCCTGACGGAAGGCTGAAGTTCTACCCTCAGGACAGTACCGTCCCGGTCGGCGCGGCCAACGACGGACGGACATGGCGTCTGCGCATTGGCAATTCCCTGCTCGATCCCCTGGCCTTGACCATGATCGGAGGCGGAGCCGTGGTCGGCGCGGTGCCCAGCGGCCTGCCCGCCCTGAGCGTGCCGCATTTCGATCTCGGCGTGATGCTCAGGCTTCTCCCCAGCGCCATGATCATCGCCCTGCTGGGCTTCATGGAGGCCATCTCCATCGCCAAGGCCATGGCCGCAAAAACAGGCCAGAGCCTGGACCCGAATCAGGAACTGATCGGCCAGGGCCTCGCCAACATCCTGGGCGCGTTCAGCAAAAGCTACCCGGTGTCGGGGTCCTTTTCCCGCTCGGCGGTCAATCTGCAGGCCGGAGCAATGACCGGATTCTCCAGCGTGTTCACCAGTGCAGTGGTGCTCGCGGCCCTGCTCTTCCTCACCCCCCTTCTGTACCACCTGCCCCAGTGCACCCTGGCCGCGGTGATCATGATGGCGGTCATCGGGCTCATCCAGCCCGCAGGCTTCCTGCATTCCTGGAAGGTCGCCAAATACGACGGGGCCATCTCCGTGATCACGTTCATCGCCACCCTGGCCTTCGCGCCGCACCTGGACAAGGGCATCATGATCGGCGTGATCCTGTCCCTGGGCGTCTTCCTGTACCGCAACATGCGTCCCATGGTCAGCTCCCTGGCCCGGACCGAAGGAGGCGAACTGCGCGACGCGACCCGCTTCGGCCTCGATCTGTGCGCTCATGTGGACATGGTCCGTTTCAACGGCCCCCTCTTTTTCGCCAATGCCAGCTTTCTGGACGAAGCCATCACCGGGCGTCTGCAGTCCAAGAAGCGCTTGAAGCACATCGTGCTGGTGGCCAAGGGCATCAACGACATGGACGCCTCCGGCGAGGAGGCCCTGTCCCTGGTCATCGAACGCTGCCGCAGCCGGGGCGTGGACATCTCGCTCGCCGGAGTCAACGACACGGTCATGGCCATCATGGAACGCAGTGGTCTCCTGGACAAGATCGGCCGGGACCACATCTACGCCAACATGGAAAAGGCCCTGTGCACGGTGCACTTCGACGCGCATTGCGGCAGCGATGAAGCTCGGTGCCCCCTGACCACGGCCTGTCAGATAACTGCGCGGCCGCAGCCGCAACAACCACGGGCCCGCGCCTATGCCGCCGCAGGCTCCGCCCAGGCAGAACGACCGTAG
- a CDS encoding bifunctional diguanylate cyclase/phosphodiesterase, which produces MHAATPPIFELKKFLHAHNWLSIFIFRLKDFGLCRELYGDHVAEELENLLINALNQHDPGSPMLNARHALRISCGEAVLIRCLGQAGDSQLMDQAFSLKVKLQAILRKHTISSLGREFEIEVGFAMLPESSLFERERIFHEAIRDARRMAQGGIDLEAVKLSSTFRSIIRNGQIRMLFQPIYDFKTGAVMAWEALARGPRGSDFESPSILFDFAEQFGQLFALEQACRSKAMETVGTLASGQRLFLNIHPRTVVDPTFAPGKTLEILDKHGLRPEDIVFEITERHSIKDFTSFHKTLDHYRSQGFKIAVDDAGTGYSGLSTVAALKPDFIKVDMSLVRDVDKDPVRRALMETMVTLAGRIGSEIIAEGIETKGEARTLTEIGVHFGQGYYLSRPHFPKPETPLDMKELTPLRSDNFGRLSCSIPIGQLVQKTLTVSPRTPVQSVQRIFATNPALSSVVVVEDGIPRGLVMGYSLDRHLATLYGRALYAEKPVAVLMDTTPMIVDEREPVESVAKDANTREMLKAYDEVIVTSGGQFLGVVTVQKMLTTLAQVQVEMAKGTNPLTGIPGNVALEKEIETRLRRAKPFCMLYADLDNFKVYNDVYGFKDGDFVILLLGRIMTWAISRHGHSGDFLAHIGGDDFVAMVNPEKAERICQAVTRCFKRLILNCYHTQDRARGWIMGKGRDGKEQQFPLVSVSIGIVDCMAPCSLQALGEKAAQIKGYAKTLPGNVYVRDRRGSSGCGQAA; this is translated from the coding sequence ATGCACGCCGCAACCCCACCGATTTTCGAACTCAAAAAATTCCTGCACGCCCATAATTGGCTGAGCATTTTCATATTTCGTCTCAAAGACTTCGGGCTCTGCCGGGAACTCTACGGAGACCATGTCGCCGAAGAGTTGGAGAACCTGCTGATCAACGCATTGAACCAGCACGATCCGGGCAGTCCTATGCTCAACGCCAGGCACGCGTTACGAATCTCTTGCGGCGAGGCGGTGCTTATCCGTTGTCTGGGACAGGCCGGGGATTCTCAGCTCATGGACCAGGCCTTCAGCCTCAAGGTCAAGCTGCAGGCCATACTCAGAAAGCACACCATCTCATCCCTCGGCAGGGAATTCGAGATCGAGGTGGGATTCGCCATGCTGCCGGAATCCTCACTTTTCGAGCGGGAGCGGATTTTCCACGAGGCCATTCGCGATGCGCGACGCATGGCCCAGGGCGGAATCGATCTTGAAGCGGTCAAGCTCTCGTCGACCTTCCGCTCCATCATCCGCAACGGACAGATCCGCATGCTCTTCCAGCCCATCTACGACTTCAAGACCGGGGCGGTCATGGCCTGGGAAGCATTGGCACGCGGGCCGCGGGGGTCCGATTTCGAGTCGCCGTCGATCCTCTTTGATTTCGCCGAACAGTTCGGACAGCTCTTCGCCTTGGAGCAGGCCTGCCGTTCCAAGGCCATGGAAACGGTGGGAACCCTGGCGTCAGGTCAACGGCTGTTCCTGAACATTCATCCGCGCACCGTGGTCGACCCGACCTTCGCGCCCGGCAAGACCCTTGAAATTCTGGACAAGCATGGCCTGAGACCCGAGGATATTGTCTTTGAAATCACCGAACGCCATTCCATCAAGGACTTCACCTCGTTTCACAAAACCCTGGACCATTATCGCAGCCAGGGTTTCAAGATCGCCGTGGACGATGCCGGAACGGGCTACTCGGGCCTGTCCACCGTCGCGGCCCTGAAGCCGGACTTCATCAAGGTCGACATGTCGCTGGTGCGCGATGTGGACAAGGACCCTGTGCGCAGGGCGCTGATGGAGACCATGGTCACCCTGGCTGGCCGCATCGGCTCGGAGATCATCGCCGAAGGGATCGAAACCAAGGGCGAGGCCCGGACATTGACGGAGATCGGAGTCCATTTCGGCCAGGGGTATTACCTGAGCCGCCCGCATTTCCCCAAACCCGAGACCCCGCTGGACATGAAGGAGCTTACCCCGCTTCGTTCGGACAACTTCGGCAGGCTCTCCTGCTCGATCCCCATCGGACAGCTGGTGCAAAAGACGCTGACGGTCAGCCCGCGTACTCCGGTCCAATCAGTGCAGCGGATCTTTGCCACAAATCCGGCGCTCTCAAGCGTGGTCGTCGTCGAGGATGGGATACCCCGTGGGCTGGTCATGGGCTACAGCCTGGACCGGCACCTGGCCACTCTTTACGGGCGCGCGCTGTACGCGGAAAAGCCCGTGGCCGTGCTCATGGACACCACGCCCATGATCGTCGACGAGCGCGAACCCGTGGAATCCGTGGCCAAGGACGCCAACACCCGCGAAATGCTCAAAGCCTACGACGAGGTCATCGTCACCAGCGGCGGACAGTTTCTGGGCGTGGTAACGGTGCAGAAGATGCTGACCACCCTGGCGCAGGTGCAGGTCGAGATGGCCAAGGGTACCAACCCCCTGACAGGCATTCCGGGCAACGTGGCCCTGGAAAAGGAAATCGAGACACGGCTCAGAAGGGCCAAGCCCTTTTGCATGCTTTATGCGGACCTGGACAATTTCAAGGTGTACAATGACGTCTACGGCTTCAAGGACGGCGACTTTGTCATTCTGCTGCTGGGCCGCATCATGACCTGGGCCATCTCCCGGCATGGGCACAGCGGAGACTTTCTGGCCCACATCGGCGGGGATGACTTCGTGGCCATGGTCAATCCGGAAAAGGCGGAACGCATCTGCCAGGCCGTGACCCGCTGCTTCAAGAGGCTCATCCTGAACTGCTACCATACCCAGGACCGCGCCAGAGGATGGATCATGGGCAAGGGTCGCGACGGCAAGGAACAGCAGTTCCCGCTTGTCTCCGTCTCCATCGGCATCGTGGACTGCATGGCTCCGTGCAGTCTGCAGGCCCTGGGGGAAAAAGCGGCCCAGATCAAGGGCTACGCCAAGACCCTGCCCGGCAATGTCTATGTCCGTGACCGGCGTGGCAGCTCCGGATGCGGACAGGCGGCCTGA
- a CDS encoding S16 family serine protease yields the protein MFFRKQELEAPVQTADPTGLREKCRQAELPEPVQSAIESEISRMEKTDAAVAEYSIALNYVETLLSLPWNAMTRDNLDLAQAAEVFDGSHAGLGQVRERVLEHLASRVLHSKRQASLLIVDDEPIARSNLRHVLAREGYAVEVAANGEEAMAFLARQEFDCIVTDLKMDRMDGMQLLEAARAVAPDTKFILVTGYATVDTAVQALKTGAVHYLSKPIDLNELREAVRTALLSRTHRYANRSPILCFVGPPGVGKTSVGKAIAEALGRRFYRMSLADLRDEAELRGHRRTYVGAMPGRIIQALKSVGVRNPVFMLDEMDKIGQDVKGDPAMAMLEILDPEQNSRYVDRYLEMPFDLSEVLFIATANGIERLAGPLLDRLEVVQFSGYSEAEKLDIATRFLLPRQLRGHGLTNPYPTILPEALVRIIREYTNESGVRGLEREIARLCRKLARLRLDGGAEAVAAPVASEGAAVLLGPARFRHDAAEAGGLIGTATGLVWSETGGEIIFVEVTRMTGPGQLILTGSLGGVLKESAQIALSFIRSNAQALGVAADFFEGHDIHIHIPAGGIAKDGPSAGLTIAVALISLLTGRPARSDVALSGELSLVGRVLPVSGVREKILAALRGGAATVVLPAANAADVAVLRESVADLPPVVLVERVEQALAVVLAAREDAPCME from the coding sequence ATGTTTTTTCGCAAACAGGAACTCGAGGCGCCGGTGCAGACGGCGGACCCTACGGGGTTGCGGGAAAAATGCCGGCAGGCGGAGCTGCCTGAGCCGGTGCAAAGCGCCATTGAATCCGAAATCAGCCGCATGGAAAAGACCGATGCGGCGGTGGCGGAATATTCCATCGCGCTCAATTACGTGGAGACGTTGCTTTCGCTGCCGTGGAACGCCATGACGCGGGACAATCTCGACCTGGCGCAGGCGGCGGAAGTCTTCGACGGCAGCCATGCGGGCCTGGGGCAGGTCCGGGAGCGGGTGCTGGAGCATCTGGCGTCCAGGGTGCTGCATTCCAAGCGGCAGGCCTCGCTGCTCATCGTCGACGACGAGCCCATCGCCCGTTCCAACCTGCGCCACGTGTTGGCGCGGGAGGGGTACGCGGTGGAGGTCGCGGCCAACGGTGAGGAGGCCATGGCCTTTCTTGCCCGTCAGGAGTTCGACTGCATCGTCACTGACCTCAAAATGGATCGCATGGACGGCATGCAGCTCCTTGAAGCGGCCAGGGCCGTGGCCCCGGACACGAAATTCATTCTGGTCACGGGCTACGCCACGGTGGATACCGCCGTGCAGGCCTTGAAGACCGGGGCCGTGCATTATCTTTCAAAGCCCATAGATCTTAATGAATTGCGGGAGGCTGTGCGAACTGCCCTGCTTTCGCGCACGCACCGCTACGCCAATCGCTCGCCGATCCTGTGTTTTGTCGGGCCTCCGGGCGTGGGCAAGACCTCGGTCGGCAAGGCCATCGCCGAGGCCCTGGGGCGGCGTTTCTACCGCATGTCCCTGGCCGATCTGCGCGACGAGGCCGAGCTGCGCGGGCATCGCCGGACCTATGTCGGGGCCATGCCCGGCCGCATCATCCAGGCGCTGAAAAGCGTAGGGGTGCGCAATCCGGTCTTCATGCTCGACGAGATGGACAAGATCGGCCAGGACGTGAAGGGTGACCCGGCCATGGCCATGCTCGAAATCCTCGATCCGGAGCAGAATTCGCGCTATGTGGACCGTTATCTGGAGATGCCCTTCGATCTGTCCGAGGTGCTCTTCATCGCCACGGCCAACGGGATCGAGCGCCTGGCCGGGCCGCTGTTGGACCGCCTGGAGGTGGTGCAGTTTTCCGGATACTCCGAGGCCGAGAAGCTCGATATCGCCACCCGCTTCCTGCTGCCGCGCCAGTTGCGGGGGCACGGTCTGACCAATCCGTATCCCACGATTCTCCCCGAGGCCCTGGTGCGCATCATCCGCGAATACACTAACGAGTCCGGCGTGCGCGGCCTTGAGCGCGAGATCGCGCGGCTGTGCCGCAAGCTGGCCCGCCTGCGTCTGGACGGCGGGGCCGAGGCCGTGGCTGCGCCCGTGGCCAGCGAGGGCGCGGCGGTTTTGCTCGGACCGGCGCGGTTTCGGCATGATGCGGCGGAGGCGGGAGGGTTAATCGGCACGGCCACGGGCCTGGTCTGGTCGGAGACGGGCGGGGAGATCATTTTTGTCGAAGTTACGCGCATGACCGGCCCGGGCCAGCTCATCCTGACCGGCTCCCTGGGCGGTGTGCTCAAGGAATCGGCCCAGATCGCGCTCAGCTTCATCCGCAGCAACGCGCAGGCCCTGGGCGTGGCTGCGGATTTCTTTGAAGGTCACGACATCCACATCCACATTCCGGCCGGCGGCATCGCCAAGGATGGGCCCTCGGCCGGGCTGACCATCGCCGTGGCCCTGATATCCCTTTTGACGGGCCGCCCGGCGCGTTCGGACGTGGCCCTGTCCGGCGAGCTGTCGCTGGTGGGCCGGGTCTTGCCGGTCAGCGGGGTGCGTGAAAAGATCTTGGCCGCTCTGCGCGGCGGGGCGGCCACGGTCGTGCTGCCCGCCGCCAACGCGGCCGATGTGGCGGTCTTGCGCGAAAGTGTGGCCGATCTGCCGCCGGTGGTCTTGGTGGAACGGGTCGAACAGGCCCTGGCCGTGGTCCTGGCCGCTCGGGAGGACGCACCATGTATGGAATGA
- a CDS encoding sigma-54-dependent transcriptional regulator, producing MSAMAQASPAIPAARILVVDDEVISRDNLALALARQGHDTVTASGGAEALGLLQDSDFDMVLTDLMMEGMDGLALLREVKSRHPDIEVVVITGYPTVDTAVEAMRAGAYDYLAKPYRIDEARLLVHKALEKRRLKLEVARLREQLRERTLPVPMLGAAPCMVELKRTIAQVAPSDATVLILGETGTGKEVAARMVHLFSRRSEARFLAINCGAFNEELLESELFGHEQGAFSGATRQKKGLFEAAEGGTLFLDEVGEMSLAMQVKLLRAVQERTIRRVGGTADIAVDVRLVAATNKNLKTEVEAGRFRQDLYFRLHVLVLNMPPLVQRREDLPLLARYFAEKASRETDRPAPGISDEVMEILSRYAFPGNVRELQNVIERAVIFCNGDEIRAAHLSPELREVSLHVSRAGDRQPMTLEECEREQIQWTLEHAADNRTLAAKLLGIDRASLWRKIKRHGL from the coding sequence ATGAGCGCCATGGCGCAGGCGTCCCCGGCCATCCCGGCGGCCAGGATTCTGGTGGTCGACGACGAGGTCATCTCGCGCGACAATCTGGCCCTGGCCCTGGCCAGGCAGGGTCACGACACGGTGACCGCATCAGGCGGGGCCGAGGCCCTTGGCCTTTTACAGGATTCGGATTTCGACATGGTCCTGACCGACCTGATGATGGAAGGCATGGACGGTCTGGCCCTCTTGCGCGAGGTCAAGTCCCGCCATCCCGACATCGAGGTCGTGGTCATCACCGGCTACCCCACGGTGGATACGGCGGTGGAAGCCATGCGGGCCGGGGCCTATGACTATCTGGCCAAGCCGTACCGCATCGACGAGGCCCGGCTGCTGGTGCACAAGGCGCTGGAGAAGCGGCGGCTCAAGCTGGAGGTGGCCCGGCTGCGCGAGCAGTTGCGCGAGCGGACCCTGCCCGTACCCATGCTCGGCGCGGCCCCGTGCATGGTGGAGCTCAAGCGCACCATCGCGCAGGTCGCGCCCTCCGACGCCACGGTGCTGATCCTTGGGGAGACGGGCACGGGCAAGGAAGTGGCGGCGCGCATGGTGCACCTCTTCAGCCGTCGCTCCGAGGCCCGTTTTCTGGCCATCAATTGCGGGGCGTTCAACGAGGAGCTTCTTGAAAGCGAGCTTTTCGGGCACGAGCAGGGCGCTTTTTCCGGCGCGACCCGGCAGAAGAAGGGCCTGTTCGAGGCGGCGGAGGGCGGCACGCTCTTTCTCGACGAAGTGGGGGAGATGTCCCTGGCCATGCAGGTCAAGCTGCTGCGCGCCGTGCAGGAACGGACCATCCGCCGCGTCGGCGGCACCGCCGACATCGCCGTGGACGTGCGCCTTGTGGCCGCGACCAACAAGAACCTCAAAACCGAGGTGGAGGCGGGCCGCTTTCGTCAGGACCTGTATTTCCGTCTGCATGTCCTGGTGCTGAACATGCCGCCGTTGGTGCAGCGACGGGAAGATCTGCCGCTGTTGGCCCGCTATTTCGCGGAAAAGGCCAGCCGGGAGACGGACCGCCCGGCTCCGGGCATTTCCGATGAAGTGATGGAGATACTGAGCCGCTATGCCTTTCCGGGCAATGTCCGCGAGCTGCAGAACGTCATCGAGCGGGCCGTAATCTTCTGCAACGGGGATGAGATCCGCGCGGCCCACCTTTCTCCGGAGCTGCGCGAAGTCTCCCTGCATGTCAGCCGCGCCGGGGACAGGCAGCCCATGACTTTGGAGGAGTGCGAGCGCGAGCAGATCCAGTGGACTCTGGAGCATGCGGCGGACAATCGCACCCTGGCCGCCAAACTGCTGGGCATCGACCGGGCTTCTTTGTGGCGCAAGATCAAGCGTCACGGGTTGTAG
- a CDS encoding MATE family efflux transporter — protein sequence MIHISPATAIIYRRIFKVSMPLVVSLGATTVMEFTDRLFLARYSLDAIAAALPAGIMALLAMTIFLGTTSYVSVFVAQYTGQGRPEMVGRAVWQGIYVALLGAVVLGGMAFLADGIFALGGHSREIQVLESIYFRTLCMGAGIHLAGGAFAGFFTGLGRTRVVMLANLAGMLLNIPLDYCLINGIGPFPELGIFGAGLATVISWGLITAILWMAMRRRENARFRLTTDRRLRLDLWLRLMRYGLPSGMEFFLDIFAFTVFIFVVGRLGTMELAATNIALNINALAFMPLVGFAMGTSTLVGQAMGAGKPDDVPVVVRASLVLTFAYLAVMSAVFLFAPEAVLQLFQPRDMDPAAFASVVGMGRILLMIVVAYLFFDGVSFIVYGALKGAGDTVFVMTSRLALVITVMVGPLLAGARLGFGLYYFWAVSCTFLVMLSLVGWWRFRQGKWRHMLVVEKRPPA from the coding sequence ATGATCCACATTTCCCCGGCCACCGCCATCATATATCGCCGCATCTTCAAGGTTTCCATGCCCCTGGTCGTCAGCCTCGGCGCGACCACGGTCATGGAGTTCACGGACCGCCTCTTTTTGGCCCGCTATTCCCTCGACGCCATTGCCGCAGCCTTGCCCGCCGGGATCATGGCTCTTTTGGCCATGACGATTTTTCTGGGTACCACCAGCTATGTTTCCGTGTTCGTGGCCCAGTACACCGGCCAGGGGCGACCCGAGATGGTCGGCAGGGCGGTCTGGCAGGGTATCTACGTGGCGCTGTTGGGGGCGGTCGTGCTGGGGGGAATGGCCTTTCTCGCCGATGGCATTTTTGCTCTCGGAGGTCATTCCAGGGAGATTCAGGTCCTTGAATCCATATATTTTCGGACCCTGTGCATGGGGGCGGGGATTCATCTCGCCGGCGGCGCTTTTGCCGGATTCTTTACCGGCCTGGGCCGCACGCGCGTTGTCATGCTCGCCAACCTGGCGGGAATGCTCCTGAACATCCCCCTCGATTATTGCCTCATCAACGGCATCGGGCCGTTTCCGGAGCTGGGCATCTTTGGCGCGGGTCTGGCCACGGTGATCAGTTGGGGGCTCATTACGGCCATTCTCTGGATGGCCATGCGCCGCCGCGAGAATGCCCGTTTCCGCCTGACCACGGATCGAAGGCTGCGGCTTGACCTGTGGCTGCGGCTCATGCGCTACGGCCTGCCGAGCGGGATGGAGTTTTTTCTTGATATATTCGCCTTCACGGTCTTCATCTTCGTGGTCGGCCGGCTCGGGACCATGGAGCTGGCCGCGACCAACATAGCCCTCAATATCAATGCCCTGGCCTTCATGCCGTTGGTCGGTTTCGCCATGGGCACCAGCACCCTGGTCGGGCAGGCCATGGGCGCGGGCAAGCCCGATGACGTGCCGGTCGTGGTGCGTGCCAGCCTGGTGCTGACCTTTGCCTATCTGGCAGTCATGTCGGCGGTGTTTCTGTTCGCTCCGGAAGCGGTCCTGCAGCTGTTCCAGCCCCGCGACATGGATCCGGCCGCCTTTGCCTCGGTGGTCGGCATGGGCCGGATTCTGCTCATGATTGTGGTCGCCTACCTGTTCTTCGACGGGGTTAGTTTTATTGTCTACGGAGCTTTGAAAGGGGCGGGGGATACGGTCTTTGTCATGACCTCGCGCCTGGCGCTGGTCATCACGGTCATGGTCGGGCCGCTTCTGGCCGGAGCCAGGCTTGGCTTTGGACTGTATTATTTCTGGGCCGTGAGCTGTACGTTTCTGGTCATGTTGTCCCTGGTCGGCTGGTGGCGCTTCAGACAGGGGAAATGGCGGCACATGCTGGTGGTGGAGAAAAGGCCGCCCGCCTGA